The nucleotide window ATCTACACCCTCTGCACGGCCCTGGGTGAGTTTTTCTACCACACCAACGTGCGCACGCCCCGCTGGGTGGGCTACATTTTTCAGCGGCCCGAAATGCACCGCGTCCATCACCAGTACCAGCAGCACAGCCACAACTACGGCGACCTGGTGGTGTGGGACTGGCTGTTTGGCACCTACCGCAACCCTGTCCGCTTTACGGCCACCTGCGGCTTCGATGCCGAAAAGGAAGAGCAGTTAGGCGCTATGCTTCGGTTTAAGGACGTGCATCAGTAACCCGGGCCTCGTTATGCAACTGTTCCTGGCCCTGTTAGCCAGCCTGATGCTGGTCGGTGCCAACGTCCTGCTCGCCTACTATGCCGCTCCCCTGGAAATCCTGCTCACGCCCCTGGTGGTATTGGTTCTCACGCTGTTGCTGCTCCGGGCGCCTGGCCCTCTGGCTTTGCGCTCCACGCTGGCGGCTCTGCTAATCTGCGCGCACGATGCTGGTATTAAGCACTACGGCGGCGGCACCCACGACCATGAAGGTCAGGGTTTCATTCACGCCTTCCTCTTTTTCGGCCTGCTGCCGGCTTACCTGCTGGTGCTAAACCAAGCGAGTATGTCGTCGTCTGGTACGCGGCGCCAGCAATGGGCCGCTTATCTGGTCTTTCCTCTCATCCTGGGTGTTCACCTTACGCTGTTCGGCTGGCTGGGAGTAAGCCCATAAAGGGTTTGCCTTGCTGGCACCTTGTCTAGAACCGTGCAATTACGCGCACGTTCACCACGCGGGGCGAGAGGTAGTTGGGCACGGCGTAGGTCAGGCCGTTCAGGTCCTGCACGTAGTTGTAGCCGCCCACGTTGTTGGCCGCAATGATGTTGAGCACTTCCAGCCCCAGCCAGAGGCTTTCCAGCTGCCCGACCCGGCGGGTGGCCGCGTTGCTATTCAAGCTCAGCACTTTGGAAAAGCCAATATCCACGCGCTTGTAGGAGCGGGTAAGCTTGGTGGTGCCGCGTAGCTCCGGCGCATCAGGCGGGCTGAACGGTAGCCCTGAGCCAAACACCAGATTCACGTAGCCTTTCACCGAGGGGATGTTGGGCAAATGGTCCTGGAAGAAGATGCCCAGGTTCAGGCGTTGGTCGCTCGGGCGACGGATGTAACCCTTTGGCTCCTTACCCACAGCCTGCCCATCGGCATTGAATACCGTCAGGGAGTCGTCGGAAAGATTCTCGCGGGTGGTGAGCACGCCCAGGCTGATCCAGGACTCGTCGCCCTTCACAAACTCCCCGCTCACCCGGGCATCAAAGCCGGCGGCGTAGGCCGTGGCGTTGTTGCGGGCGTAGTAGCGCAGGCGCACGTTGTCTATATCGTAGGGCACCACGTCCGTCATGTACTTGTAGTACACCTCGCCCGTGAGGCGGAAGGGCCGCCCCCACTGCTCAAACTGCAGGTCGGAGCCAGCAATGACGTGCAAAGAGCGTTGGGCGCGCAGCTCCGGGTTCAGGGAGGCCGCGTACACCAGCGGGGCCTGGGGCGTGGCCCGCTCGGCCTGTTGGCGGCGCAGCTCGCGGTAGAATGGCGGCTGGTAGTACAGGCCCGTCCCGAACTTAAACGAGAGGCGCGGGTTGCGACGCGTGATAAACGAGTACTGGGCCCGGGGACTCACCACCAGTTGCCCGTTTACCGTCCAGTAGTGGGCGCGCAGGCCGTAGGTGAGCGTGCGCAGGGAGTCCAGGGCCACACGGTCCTGCACGTAGCCCTGGTAGCGGTAGCTGTCCAGGTTCAGGTCGGAACGCAGGCGGGTGCGCCGGAAGTCAGGCACGAAGTCGGCCGAGTCGACGTAGCTGTACTCATTCAGTACGTCCTCGATCTGCTCCTGCCCGGCCTTGGCGCCAGCCAGCACGCTGTGGCGGTTGCCGGGCGTCCACTCGGTGCGGGCTTCCAGGGTACCCACGCGGGCGCGAAGGGTGTTACGGGAGTTATTGAAGCGGGAGCCTACGTCGCGCTGGCGCACTTCCTGGTTGAAGTCGGGCGAGTTGGGGTCGCGGTTGATATCGGCGAAAAAGTAGCCAGCCTCCACGTCGCGGTATTCCAGCTCCCTGGATAGCAGCAAGCCCGCCTGCAGCTCCCCGGTGAAGGTGCGCGAAAAGCGGCGGCGCAAGCTCAGGCCCGTCTGGTAGGTGTCGTACTGCATCCGCTCGTGCCCGTCGTAAAGGATGGTCAGGCGCTGAAACTGGGCCGTACCGGTGCTGAAAGTGGCCTTGCCCGACACGGGCGTGAACAGAAAATCATTGTGGGCCACGGCCGTGAGCAGGCTGAGCGTGGTGCGGCCGGGGTCGGTGGTGTCGCGGCCCAGGGCGGCGGTAAGGTACACCTGCGCGTCGTAGAACGTGGGATTGTACTGGCCCTGGGCAGTTTTGAGCGTGTTGAAGACGTAGGTGGGGTTCTTGTAGCGCACCCCCACCAGGTAGGTAAGCCGGCGGCCCGGCGAGGTAGCCTCCACGTGGGCCGTGCCGCCGGTGAGACTGGCCGTGGCCGAGGCCGCAAACCGCTCGGGGCGCTTGTAGTTAACGCTCAGCACCGAGGCCAACTTGTCGCCGTAGCGGGGCTGCCAGCCGCCCGTCGAAAACTCCACGTTGTCTACCAGGTCGGGGTTCACGAAGCTCAAACCTTCCTGCTGGGCGGAGGTAACCAGGAACGGGCGGTACACCTCAAAGCCGTTCACGTACACCAGATTTTCCTCGTAGTTGCCCCCGCGCACGGCGTAGGTGCTCGTCAGCTCGTTGTTGGCGACTACGCCGGGCAGCGTGGTCAGGATCTTATTAAAGTCGCCGAAGGCGGAAGGCAGCTCCTTGGCCGCGCGCGGGTCAAGGGGTGTGATGCTGACTTGCTCGCGCACGTCGGTGGCGCCGGGGCGGGCCCGAATAGTCACGTTGCGCAGGGAGCGGGTATCGGTTTGCAGCGTAAGCTTCAGCTCCCGGGAGTTGGCCAGGTCCAGGGGCTGGCGCAAGGGCTGGAAGCCAATGCGGCGCACCACCAGCATAAGTGGGCGCGCCCCGGTAGGTGGAGTCACGGAAAAAGAAAACCGGCCGGCGGCATCGGTGTTGGTGCCGCCGGGCTGGCCTTCTACGCCTACGCCCGCCAGCT belongs to Hymenobacter sp. J193 and includes:
- a CDS encoding TonB-dependent receptor; translation: MKNVGWSGRPAALWLVLLLLALGLPAAIAQTAARVLVEGVVLDAAGQPVELAGVGVEGQPGGTNTDAAGRFSFSVTPPTGARPLMLVVRRIGFQPLRQPLDLANSRELKLTLQTDTRSLRNVTIRARPGATDVREQVSITPLDPRAAKELPSAFGDFNKILTTLPGVVANNELTSTYAVRGGNYEENLVYVNGFEVYRPFLVTSAQQEGLSFVNPDLVDNVEFSTGGWQPRYGDKLASVLSVNYKRPERFAASATASLTGGTAHVEATSPGRRLTYLVGVRYKNPTYVFNTLKTAQGQYNPTFYDAQVYLTAALGRDTTDPGRTTLSLLTAVAHNDFLFTPVSGKATFSTGTAQFQRLTILYDGHERMQYDTYQTGLSLRRRFSRTFTGELQAGLLLSRELEYRDVEAGYFFADINRDPNSPDFNQEVRQRDVGSRFNNSRNTLRARVGTLEARTEWTPGNRHSVLAGAKAGQEQIEDVLNEYSYVDSADFVPDFRRTRLRSDLNLDSYRYQGYVQDRVALDSLRTLTYGLRAHYWTVNGQLVVSPRAQYSFITRRNPRLSFKFGTGLYYQPPFYRELRRQQAERATPQAPLVYAASLNPELRAQRSLHVIAGSDLQFEQWGRPFRLTGEVYYKYMTDVVPYDIDNVRLRYYARNNATAYAAGFDARVSGEFVKGDESWISLGVLTTRENLSDDSLTVFNADGQAVGKEPKGYIRRPSDQRLNLGIFFQDHLPNIPSVKGYVNLVFGSGLPFSPPDAPELRGTTKLTRSYKRVDIGFSKVLSLNSNAATRRVGQLESLWLGLEVLNIIAANNVGGYNYVQDLNGLTYAVPNYLSPRVVNVRVIARF